One Malus sylvestris chromosome 14, drMalSylv7.2, whole genome shotgun sequence DNA segment encodes these proteins:
- the LOC126598723 gene encoding serine/arginine-rich splicing factor SC35-like: MSHFGRSGPADITDTYSLLVLNITFRTSADDLFPLFDKYGKVVDVFVPRDRRTGESRGFAFVRYKYADEAQKAVERLDGRVVDGREITVQFAKYGPNAERIHKGRISEALPKSRHRSRSRSPRRRYRDDFRDRGYRRSRSRSWDRYDRDRYHGRDRDYRRRSRSRSASPDYYRGRGRGRYDDERRSLSPYRSPHRSRSIDSASPARRSPSPRKSPSPLSRSRSASPDRRSRDGQSPTSRSASLRHRPADSQSPSPRNSDVDD; this comes from the exons ATGTCTCACTTCGGTAGGTCTGGCCCTGCGGACATCACCGACACCTACTCTCTCCTCGTCCTCAACATCACCTTCC GTACGAGTGCTGATGATCTGTTTCCACTTTTCGATAAGTACGGCAAGGTTGTTGACGTCTTCGTCCCCAGGGACCGAAG GACTGGGGAGTCGAGGGGCTTTGCTTTTGTACGATACAAATATGCAGATGAGGCTCAGAAAGCAGTTGAAAGGCTTGATG GAAGAGTTGTTGATGGCCGCGAGATAACTGTTCAGTTTGCAAAATATGGGCCAAATGCAGAGAGGAT TCATAAAGGAAGGATTTCTGAAGCTCTACCAAAATCAAGGCACAGGTCAAGAAGTCGCAGTCCTCGGAGAAG GTACCGAGATGACTTCAGAGACCGTGGCTACAGGAGAAGTCGCAGTAGGAGTTGGGACAGGTATGACCGTGACAGATACCATGGGAGGGATAGAGACTATCGCCGACGAAGCAGGAGCCGCAGTGCCAGTCCTGATTACTACAGGGGCAGGGGAAGGGGGCGCTATGATGATGAAAGGCGGAGTCTGAGTCCGTATCGGAGTCCACATCGAAGTCGTTCTATTGATAG TGCCTCCCCTGCTAGGCGTAGCCCTAGTCCTCGTAAGAGCCCTTCCCCACTAAGCAGGAGCCGCAGTGCCAGCCCTGATAGACGTAGTCGTGATGGACAATCCCCAACCTCTCGAAGTGCTTCACTACGCCATCGTCCTGCTGATTCTCAAAGCCCATCCCCTCGAAATTCAGATGTTGAT GATTGA
- the LOC126598728 gene encoding 60S ribosomal protein L21-1 produces MPAGHGLRSRTRDLFSRAFRKKGYIPLSTYLKTYRIGDHVDVKVNGAVHKGMPHKFYHGRTGRVWNVTKRAIGVEINKQVGNRIIRKRIHVRVEHVQPSRCTEEFRLRKIKNDQLKAEAKAKGEVISTKRQPKGPKPGFRVEGAVMETVTPIPYDVVNDLKGGY; encoded by the exons ATGCCGGCTGGACACGGTCTCCGTTCCCGGACTCGCGATCTGTTCTCGAGGGCCTTCAGGAAGAAGGGGTACATCCCACTCTCCACCTACCTCAAGACCTACAGGATCGGCGACCATGTCGACGTCAAGGTTAACGGCGCCGTCCACAAGGGTATGCCCCACAAGTTCTACCACGGCCGTACCGGTCGCGTCTGGAACGTTACCAAGCGCGCCATCGGTGTCGAGATCAACAAGCAG GTTGGAAACAGAATCATCAGGAAGAGGATCCATGTGCGTGTGGAGCATGTGCAGCCATCAAGGTGCACCGAAGAATTCCGTTTGAGGAAGATTAAGAATGACCAGCTGAAGGCCGAGGCTAAAGCAAAGGGTGAGGTCATTAGCACCAAGAGGCAGCCGAAGGGACCAAAGCCTGGTTTCAGGGTGGAAGGTGCCGTCATGGAAACTGTTACTCCCATTCCTTATGATGTCGTCAACGATCTTAAAGGAGGTTACTAG